From Burkholderia cenocepacia, the proteins below share one genomic window:
- a CDS encoding dihydroxyacetone kinase family protein, producing MKKLVNRPSDVVREMLEGIARQSPHLAILGDEHVLVRQPLPEPSQRPVAILSGGGSGHEPAHGGYVGEGMLSAAVCGEVFTSPSTDAVLAAIRASAGPNGALLIVKNYTGDRLNFGLAAELARAEGIPVETVIVADDVSLRGRVERGQRRGIAGTVLIHKLAGAAAARGLPLARVASIARDAAAELGTMGVALDGCTIPGADKSGFSLADHEIELGLGIHGEKGVERRAPLPADALADTLLSSIVADLVLDRDERVALFVNGLGATPDMELAIVLRAAFDNLSRRGIVIARAWAGTFLSALNMPGCSISVLRLNDERAALLDAPTQARAWPGGGLVNTRIRMAAAVSQDAPPPPLDAAGRAWAARLQPALHAVAQTLIDHEQTLTDLDAAAGDGDLGASMRRAAQAILELPDTAYGTPAGALAALGAALRRAIAGSSGPFYATALLRASRRLADGADSAEPSPRDWAAAFRAAVDAISELGGAQGGDRTMLDALVPAVDAFGRALDGDRDPASAWAAAVEAAERGAEETTRMTPRAGRASYLGERAIGTPDGGAVAVSYWLRALLPHVR from the coding sequence ATGAAGAAGCTTGTGAACCGCCCGTCCGACGTCGTGCGAGAAATGCTGGAAGGCATCGCACGGCAATCGCCGCATCTCGCGATCCTCGGCGACGAGCACGTGCTCGTCCGCCAGCCGCTGCCGGAGCCGTCGCAGCGGCCGGTCGCGATCCTGTCCGGCGGCGGCAGCGGCCACGAGCCCGCGCACGGCGGCTACGTCGGCGAAGGGATGCTGAGCGCCGCCGTGTGCGGCGAAGTGTTCACGTCGCCGTCGACCGACGCCGTGCTCGCCGCGATCCGCGCGAGCGCCGGCCCGAACGGCGCGCTGCTGATCGTGAAGAACTACACCGGCGACCGGCTCAATTTCGGGCTCGCCGCCGAACTGGCGCGCGCGGAAGGCATTCCGGTCGAAACCGTCATCGTCGCCGACGACGTGTCGCTGCGCGGCCGCGTCGAGCGCGGCCAGCGGCGCGGGATCGCCGGCACGGTGCTGATCCACAAGCTCGCGGGCGCCGCCGCCGCGCGCGGACTGCCGCTGGCCCGCGTCGCGAGCATCGCGCGCGACGCGGCGGCCGAGCTCGGCACGATGGGCGTCGCGCTCGACGGCTGCACGATCCCGGGCGCAGACAAATCGGGCTTCAGCCTCGCCGATCACGAGATCGAGCTGGGCCTGGGCATCCACGGCGAGAAAGGCGTCGAGCGCCGCGCGCCGCTGCCGGCCGATGCGCTGGCCGACACGCTGCTGTCGAGCATCGTCGCCGATCTCGTGCTCGACCGCGACGAACGCGTCGCGCTGTTCGTCAACGGCCTCGGCGCGACGCCGGACATGGAGCTCGCGATCGTGCTGCGCGCCGCGTTCGACAACCTGAGCCGGCGCGGCATCGTCATCGCGCGCGCATGGGCCGGCACGTTCCTGTCCGCGCTGAACATGCCGGGCTGCTCGATCTCGGTGCTGCGGCTGAACGACGAACGCGCGGCGCTGCTCGACGCGCCGACGCAAGCGCGCGCCTGGCCGGGCGGCGGCCTCGTGAACACGCGGATTCGCATGGCCGCAGCCGTGTCGCAAGATGCACCGCCGCCGCCGCTCGATGCGGCCGGCCGTGCGTGGGCCGCGCGTCTGCAACCGGCGCTGCACGCGGTGGCGCAGACGCTGATCGACCACGAGCAGACGCTGACGGATCTCGACGCGGCAGCCGGCGACGGCGATCTCGGCGCGAGCATGCGGCGCGCCGCGCAGGCGATCCTCGAATTGCCCGACACCGCGTACGGCACGCCGGCCGGTGCGCTCGCGGCGCTCGGCGCCGCATTGCGCCGCGCGATCGCCGGCAGCTCCGGGCCGTTCTATGCGACCGCGCTGCTGCGCGCGTCACGCCGGCTGGCCGATGGCGCCGATAGCGCCGAGCCGTCGCCGCGCGACTGGGCCGCGGCGTTCCGCGCGGCGGTGGATGCGATCAGCGAACTCGGCGGCGCGCAGGGGGGCGATCGGACGATGCTCGATGCGCTGGTGCCGGCCGTCGACGCATTCGGCCGCGCGCTCGACGGCGATCGCGATCCCGCGAGTGCCTGGGCGGCGGCCGTCGAAGCGGCGGAACGAGGCGCGGAGGAAACGACACGCATGACGCCGCGCGCGGGACGGGCCAGCTATCTCGGCGAGCGCGCGATCGGCACGCCGGACGGCGGCGCGGTGGCCGTGTCGTACTGGCTGCGCGCGCTGCTGCCGCACGTGCGATAA
- a CDS encoding DUF1330 domain-containing protein, whose amino-acid sequence MATYIVFTRESTQDQHELDIYASQVGATLAGHPVKVLAAYGPQEILEGEGPEGVVIVEFPSKEAAHAWYRGPEYQAVVQHRFKGARYRAVLVEGV is encoded by the coding sequence GTGGCGACCTACATCGTCTTTACGCGGGAAAGCACGCAGGACCAGCATGAGCTCGACATCTACGCGAGCCAGGTCGGCGCGACCCTTGCCGGCCATCCGGTGAAGGTGCTCGCCGCCTATGGGCCGCAGGAAATCCTCGAGGGTGAAGGCCCGGAAGGCGTCGTGATCGTCGAGTTCCCGTCGAAGGAGGCCGCGCACGCGTGGTATCGCGGCCCCGAATACCAGGCGGTCGTCCAGCACCGGTTCAAGGGCGCGCGCTATCGCGCGGTGCTGGTCGAGGGCGTCTGA
- a CDS encoding MFS transporter translates to MRYVPSWTSVSAASSIPDDATTQRGDEPHSLPRVAIAAAALGNATEWFDYGIYAYGLAYISAALFPGNTASATLFALGTFAISFLIRPLGGLFWGPLGDRLGRKRVLALTVLTMSGATLLVGVLPSYATAGWLAPAALIVLRMVQGFSTGGEYGGAATFIAEYAPDSRRGLCGSFLEFATLAGFSLGAFLMLGFALLLGDSAMHAWGWRLPFLVAAPLGLIGFYLRSRLEETPVFRELEEQAHRCEKNATAALPIRLLLVRYAKPLLLLGGLVVALNVVNYVLLAYMPTYMHKELGVSENMSLLIPLIGMLAMMVLLPFAGWLSDRVGRKTMWWFSLVGLFVAAVPMFTLMTHGPLGAFIGFAVLGVLYVPQLATISAMFPAMFPTHVRYAGMAIAYNVSTSLFGGTAPIVNDWLIGKTGNALIPAYYMMAACAVGLVALLAVIETRGCSLRGETLPGQPG, encoded by the coding sequence ATGCGATACGTGCCATCGTGGACTTCCGTTTCCGCCGCGTCGTCGATTCCCGACGACGCGACCACCCAACGCGGCGACGAGCCGCACAGCCTGCCGCGGGTCGCGATCGCGGCCGCCGCGCTCGGCAATGCGACCGAATGGTTCGATTACGGCATTTACGCGTACGGCCTCGCGTACATTTCCGCCGCGCTGTTTCCCGGCAACACCGCGAGCGCGACGCTGTTCGCCCTCGGCACGTTTGCGATCTCGTTCCTGATCCGCCCGCTCGGCGGCCTGTTCTGGGGGCCGCTCGGCGACCGGCTCGGCCGCAAGCGCGTGCTCGCGCTGACGGTCCTGACGATGTCGGGCGCCACGTTGCTCGTCGGCGTGCTGCCGAGCTATGCGACGGCCGGCTGGCTCGCGCCGGCCGCGCTGATCGTGCTGCGCATGGTGCAAGGCTTCTCGACCGGCGGCGAATACGGCGGTGCGGCGACCTTCATCGCCGAATACGCACCCGATTCGCGGCGCGGCCTGTGCGGCAGCTTCCTCGAATTCGCGACGCTCGCCGGCTTCTCGCTCGGCGCGTTCCTGATGCTCGGCTTCGCGCTGCTGCTCGGCGATTCGGCGATGCATGCGTGGGGCTGGCGCCTGCCGTTCCTCGTCGCGGCGCCGCTCGGCCTGATCGGCTTCTACCTGCGCTCGCGTCTCGAGGAAACGCCGGTGTTCCGCGAGCTGGAGGAGCAGGCGCACCGTTGCGAGAAAAACGCCACCGCCGCGCTGCCGATCCGGCTGCTGCTGGTGCGCTATGCGAAGCCGCTGCTGCTGCTCGGCGGGCTGGTCGTCGCGCTGAACGTCGTCAACTACGTGCTGCTCGCGTACATGCCGACCTACATGCACAAGGAACTCGGCGTGAGCGAGAACATGTCGCTGCTGATTCCTCTGATCGGCATGCTCGCGATGATGGTGCTGCTGCCGTTCGCCGGCTGGCTGTCGGACCGCGTCGGCCGCAAGACGATGTGGTGGTTCTCGCTCGTCGGGCTGTTCGTCGCGGCCGTGCCGATGTTCACGCTGATGACGCACGGCCCGCTCGGCGCGTTCATCGGCTTTGCGGTACTCGGCGTGCTCTACGTGCCGCAGCTCGCCACCATTTCCGCGATGTTCCCGGCGATGTTCCCGACCCACGTCCGCTATGCGGGCATGGCGATTGCGTACAACGTGTCGACGTCGCTGTTCGGCGGCACCGCGCCGATCGTCAACGACTGGCTGATCGGCAAGACCGGCAACGCACTGATTCCCGCGTACTACATGATGGCTGCGTGCGCGGTCGGGCTGGTCGCGCTGCTGGCGGTGATCGAGACGCGCGGGTGTTCGCTGCGTGGGGAAACGCTTCCCGGTCAGCCGGGTTGA
- a CDS encoding MBL fold metallo-hydrolase, with product MNAPIRNVQPVIDRLGNEGSGELVPSRYAVRIGDVDVVLISDGVLPLPTSTMSTNVSEADRNAWFDGRFLQRDMFDWALNIALVRSADRLILIDSGVGDGFEYFTRAGRSVMRVESAGIDLAAITDIVITHMHMDHVGGLNVDGVKAKLRPDVRIHVSAAEVAFWNNPDFSKTVMPDTVPPALRKAAARFVELYGENIVQFDRTVEVAAGVSARVTGGHTPGHCVVDIASNGEKLTFAGDAIFEVNFDHPDWQNGFEHDPDAAVDVRLALFNEAADTGALLAAAHVAFPSIGHVARNGDGFRFVPVVWDY from the coding sequence ATGAACGCACCCATCCGCAACGTCCAGCCGGTCATCGACCGCCTGGGCAACGAAGGTTCAGGCGAGCTCGTTCCGTCCCGCTACGCCGTGCGCATCGGCGATGTCGACGTCGTGCTGATCAGTGACGGCGTACTGCCGCTGCCGACTTCCACCATGTCCACCAATGTGAGCGAAGCGGACCGCAACGCCTGGTTCGACGGCCGTTTCCTGCAACGCGACATGTTCGACTGGGCGCTCAACATCGCGCTCGTGCGCAGCGCCGATCGCCTGATCCTGATCGATTCGGGCGTGGGCGATGGCTTCGAATACTTCACGCGCGCCGGGCGCTCGGTGATGCGCGTGGAATCGGCCGGCATCGACCTGGCCGCGATCACCGATATCGTGATCACGCATATGCACATGGATCACGTCGGCGGGCTGAACGTCGACGGCGTCAAGGCGAAGCTGCGCCCCGACGTACGCATTCACGTATCGGCAGCGGAAGTGGCGTTCTGGAACAATCCGGACTTCAGTAAGACGGTGATGCCGGACACCGTTCCGCCCGCGCTGCGCAAGGCGGCGGCGAGGTTCGTCGAACTGTATGGCGAAAACATCGTGCAATTCGACCGCACCGTGGAAGTCGCCGCGGGCGTGTCGGCGCGCGTGACGGGCGGGCATACGCCGGGGCACTGCGTGGTCGACATCGCATCGAACGGGGAAAAGCTGACGTTCGCGGGCGACGCGATCTTCGAAGTCAACTTCGACCATCCCGACTGGCAAAACGGCTTCGAACACGATCCGGACGCGGCGGTCGACGTGCGTCTCGCGCTGTTCAACGAAGCGGCCGACACTGGCGCACTGCTGGCCGCGGCGCATGTCGCGTTCCCGTCCATCGGGCATGTTGCACGGAACGGCGACGGCTTCCGTTTCGTTCCGGTCGTGTGGGATTACTGA
- a CDS encoding aspartate aminotransferase family protein: MQQSIDALLREDRAHFMHPSTHAYDHETGALPGKIVRGGEGIRIEDHQGKRYIDAFAGLYCVNIGYGRTEVADAMYEQAKQLAYYHTYVGHSSDAIIELSSCIIDWSPAGMKKVYYGMSGSDANETQVKIVWYYNNVLGRPNKKKIISRERGYHGSGIVTGSLTGLPSFHQHFDLPIDRVKHTVCPHWYRKAPAGMSEAQFVAYCVDELEKLIAREGADTVAAFIAEPVMGTGGIIEPPAGYWPAIQAVLRKHDILLISDEVVCGFGRLGSKMGAQHFGIEPDLITVAKGLTSAYAPLSGVIVGEKVWDVIARGSQEHGPMGHGWTYSGHPVCAAAALANLAILERENLVGNAAEVGKYFGAKLRDAFGTHPLVGEVRSVGMLAALEFMADKDARTPFDPALKIGAQVSAAALQRGVIARAMPHGDILGFAPPLVMTREEADEIVGIVKKAVDEVAERNISAVA, translated from the coding sequence ATGCAACAATCGATCGACGCACTGCTGCGCGAGGACCGCGCCCACTTCATGCACCCCTCGACGCACGCGTACGACCACGAGACCGGCGCGCTGCCGGGCAAGATCGTGCGCGGCGGCGAAGGCATCCGCATCGAGGATCACCAGGGCAAGCGTTATATCGACGCGTTTGCCGGGCTCTATTGCGTGAACATCGGCTACGGCCGCACCGAAGTGGCCGACGCGATGTACGAGCAGGCGAAGCAGCTCGCGTACTACCACACGTATGTCGGCCATTCGTCGGACGCGATCATCGAGCTGTCGTCGTGCATCATCGACTGGTCGCCGGCGGGGATGAAGAAGGTCTATTACGGGATGTCGGGTTCCGACGCGAACGAGACACAGGTCAAGATCGTCTGGTACTACAACAACGTGCTCGGCCGCCCGAACAAGAAGAAGATCATTTCGCGCGAACGCGGCTATCACGGCTCGGGCATCGTGACGGGCAGCCTCACGGGCCTACCGAGCTTCCACCAGCATTTCGACCTGCCGATCGACCGCGTGAAGCATACGGTGTGTCCGCACTGGTATCGCAAGGCGCCTGCGGGCATGAGCGAGGCGCAGTTCGTCGCGTACTGCGTCGACGAACTCGAGAAGCTGATCGCGCGCGAGGGCGCCGACACGGTCGCCGCGTTCATCGCGGAGCCGGTGATGGGCACCGGCGGGATCATCGAGCCGCCGGCCGGCTACTGGCCCGCGATCCAGGCCGTGCTGCGCAAGCACGACATCCTGCTGATCTCCGATGAAGTCGTGTGCGGGTTCGGGCGGCTCGGTTCGAAGATGGGTGCGCAGCACTTCGGGATCGAGCCCGACCTGATTACCGTCGCGAAAGGGTTGACGAGTGCGTATGCGCCGCTGTCGGGCGTGATCGTCGGCGAGAAGGTGTGGGACGTGATCGCGCGCGGCTCGCAGGAACACGGGCCGATGGGGCACGGCTGGACGTATTCGGGCCATCCGGTGTGCGCGGCCGCCGCGCTCGCGAACCTCGCGATTCTGGAGCGCGAGAACCTGGTCGGCAACGCGGCGGAAGTGGGCAAGTATTTCGGCGCGAAGCTGCGCGACGCGTTCGGCACGCATCCGCTCGTCGGCGAGGTGCGCAGCGTCGGGATGCTGGCCGCGCTCGAATTCATGGCCGACAAGGACGCGCGCACGCCGTTCGATCCCGCGCTGAAGATCGGTGCGCAGGTGTCGGCTGCCGCGCTGCAGCGCGGCGTGATCGCGCGGGCGATGCCGCACGGCGACATTCTCGGCTTTGCACCGCCGCTCGTGATGACGCGCGAGGAAGCCGACGAGATCGTCGGGATCGTGAAGAAGGCGGTGGACGAGGTCGCCGAGCGGAATATTTCGGCTGTCGCGTGA
- a CDS encoding NAD-dependent succinate-semialdehyde dehydrogenase, with the protein MLPGHPVLFKSTCYVDGRWIHSDSAATLAVVNPADQAVIGHVPMLERAQIVAAIDAAQRAYDTWRWTPQAVRSAALLRWHALILRHVDDLAALLSLEQGKPLAEARGEIRYAASFVEWFANEAKRVAGRTIPTHIDGAHLGTVMEPVGVAALITPWNFPAAMITRKAAAAIAVGCAVVVKPAHETPFSALALAQLADEAGFPAGVFNVVLGEPQMAMETLVGDARVRAVSFTGSTRVGRLVTETAAKAGIRKVALELGGNAPFIVTEDADLDQAVRIAVGAKFQTSGQDCCAANRILVARPLYDAFVERYAHAVRALKTGPAFEQGVDVGPLMHQAAFDATVARVEDARARGARIVAGGRPHALGGWFYEPTVIADAAPGMRVVDEENFAPISAVSAFDTLDEAVETANDTEYGLAAYVCATRIDTIFQLVRRLDFAMVSVNGVKFTGAPIPFGGMKASGLGREGGAEGFEPFTETKYFCLGNLGLPVAATA; encoded by the coding sequence ATGCTGCCCGGACACCCCGTTCTGTTCAAGTCGACCTGCTACGTCGACGGTCGCTGGATCCACAGCGACAGTGCCGCGACGCTCGCCGTCGTGAACCCCGCCGACCAGGCCGTGATCGGCCACGTGCCGATGCTCGAACGCGCGCAGATCGTCGCGGCCATCGACGCCGCGCAGCGCGCGTACGACACCTGGCGCTGGACGCCGCAAGCCGTGCGCAGCGCCGCATTGCTGCGCTGGCATGCGCTGATCCTGCGTCACGTCGACGATCTGGCCGCGCTGCTGTCGCTCGAACAGGGCAAGCCGCTGGCCGAAGCGCGCGGCGAGATCCGCTATGCGGCGAGCTTCGTCGAATGGTTCGCGAACGAGGCGAAACGCGTCGCCGGGCGCACGATCCCGACCCACATCGACGGCGCGCATCTCGGCACCGTGATGGAGCCGGTCGGCGTCGCGGCGCTGATCACGCCGTGGAATTTCCCGGCCGCGATGATCACGCGCAAGGCGGCGGCCGCGATCGCGGTCGGTTGCGCGGTGGTCGTGAAGCCCGCGCACGAAACACCGTTCTCCGCGCTCGCGCTCGCGCAGCTCGCCGACGAGGCCGGCTTCCCGGCCGGCGTGTTCAACGTGGTGCTCGGCGAGCCGCAGATGGCGATGGAAACGCTGGTCGGCGATGCGCGCGTGCGTGCGGTGAGCTTCACCGGCTCGACGCGCGTCGGGCGGCTCGTGACCGAAACCGCCGCGAAGGCGGGCATCCGCAAGGTCGCGCTCGAACTGGGCGGCAATGCGCCGTTCATCGTGACCGAGGATGCGGATCTCGATCAGGCCGTGCGGATCGCCGTCGGCGCGAAGTTCCAGACCTCCGGCCAGGACTGCTGCGCGGCCAACCGGATACTCGTCGCGCGCCCGCTGTACGACGCGTTCGTCGAACGGTATGCGCACGCGGTGCGCGCGCTGAAGACGGGGCCGGCGTTCGAGCAGGGCGTGGACGTCGGGCCGCTGATGCATCAGGCCGCGTTCGACGCGACCGTGGCGCGCGTCGAGGACGCGCGGGCACGCGGCGCGCGCATCGTCGCGGGCGGCCGGCCGCATGCGCTCGGCGGCTGGTTCTACGAACCGACCGTGATCGCGGATGCCGCGCCCGGCATGCGCGTGGTCGACGAGGAAAACTTCGCGCCGATCTCGGCCGTCAGTGCGTTCGACACGCTCGACGAAGCGGTCGAAACGGCCAACGACACCGAGTACGGCCTCGCCGCCTACGTGTGCGCCACGCGCATCGACACGATCTTCCAACTGGTGCGGCGGCTCGATTTCGCGATGGTGTCGGTCAACGGCGTGAAATTCACCGGTGCGCCGATCCCGTTCGGCGGAATGAAGGCGTCGGGCCTCGGGCGCGAAGGCGGCGCCGAAGGCTTCGAGCCGTTCACCGAAACCAAGTACTTCTGCCTCGGCAATCTCGGCCTGCCTGTCGCGGCGACGGCCTGA
- a CDS encoding Lrp/AsnC family transcriptional regulator: MIKLDRYDLAILRLLERDGRITKSKLAEAVNLSISPAWERVRKLEESGVIRGYRADVDWIGTFSGSRIVVEVTLSRHTAPDMRRFEDRVAAAPEVAQCYATGGGVDYVLHVVARDIDHYQRFIDALLMEDLGIERYFTYIVTKVVKCASGGAPDWL, encoded by the coding sequence GTGATCAAGCTCGACCGATACGACCTCGCGATCCTGCGCCTGCTCGAGCGCGACGGGCGCATCACGAAGTCGAAGCTCGCGGAAGCCGTGAACCTGTCGATTTCGCCGGCATGGGAGCGCGTGCGCAAGCTCGAGGAAAGCGGCGTGATCCGCGGCTATCGCGCGGACGTCGACTGGATCGGCACGTTTTCCGGCAGCCGCATCGTCGTCGAGGTGACGCTGTCGCGGCACACCGCGCCCGACATGCGGCGTTTCGAGGATCGCGTGGCCGCGGCGCCCGAGGTCGCGCAATGCTATGCGACGGGCGGCGGCGTCGATTACGTGCTGCACGTGGTCGCGCGCGACATCGACCATTACCAGCGCTTCATCGATGCGTTGCTGATGGAAGACCTCGGCATCGAGCGCTACTTCACGTACATCGTGACGAAGGTCGTGAAGTGCGCATCCGGCGGCGCGCCGGACTGGCTGTGA
- the doeB gene encoding N(2)-acetyl-L-2,4-diaminobutanoate deacetylase DoeB has translation MRASPITPTVDFDADGEQHGFLKLPYSRDDSAWGAIMIPVTVVKRGDGPTVLLTGGNHGDEYEGPVALSKLAGSLKAADVTGRVIVVPFMNYPAFRAGCRTSPIDAGNLNRSFPGRPDGTVTEKIADYFQRHLLPLATHVLDIHAGGRTLDFVPFAAIHVLENRDQEARCERAMRAFGAPYSMRMLELDSVGLYDSAAEEAGKVFVSTELGGGGTSTAASVAIAERGVYGFLAHAGVIAKDVIDGNAPRSTTTLLDMPDGSCFTTSEHRGLLEMCRDLGSEVEAGDVLARVHDIDRTGVTPIEYVARRRGLLAARHFPGIVQPGDTIAVVADIVERNIPVAV, from the coding sequence ATGCGTGCTTCCCCGATTACGCCGACCGTCGATTTCGACGCGGACGGCGAACAGCACGGCTTCCTGAAGCTGCCTTACTCGCGCGACGATTCCGCGTGGGGCGCGATCATGATTCCGGTGACCGTCGTGAAGCGCGGCGACGGGCCGACGGTGTTGCTGACCGGCGGCAATCACGGCGACGAATACGAAGGACCGGTCGCGCTGTCGAAGCTCGCCGGTTCGCTGAAGGCGGCCGACGTGACCGGCCGCGTGATCGTCGTGCCGTTCATGAACTACCCGGCGTTCCGCGCCGGTTGCCGCACGTCGCCGATCGATGCCGGGAACCTGAACCGCAGCTTCCCGGGCCGCCCGGACGGCACCGTGACCGAGAAGATCGCCGACTACTTCCAGCGCCATTTGCTGCCGCTCGCGACGCACGTGCTCGACATTCACGCGGGCGGCCGCACGCTCGACTTCGTGCCGTTCGCGGCGATTCACGTGCTGGAGAACCGCGATCAGGAAGCACGCTGCGAGCGTGCGATGCGCGCGTTCGGCGCGCCGTATTCGATGCGCATGCTGGAACTCGACAGCGTCGGCCTCTACGACAGCGCGGCGGAGGAAGCCGGCAAGGTGTTCGTGTCGACCGAACTGGGCGGTGGCGGCACGTCGACGGCGGCGAGCGTCGCGATCGCCGAGCGCGGCGTGTACGGATTTCTCGCGCATGCGGGCGTGATCGCGAAGGACGTCATCGACGGCAATGCCCCTCGCAGCACGACGACGCTGCTCGACATGCCGGACGGCTCGTGCTTCACGACCAGCGAGCATCGCGGGCTGCTCGAAATGTGCCGCGATCTCGGCAGCGAGGTGGAGGCCGGCGACGTGCTCGCGCGCGTGCACGACATCGATCGCACGGGCGTCACGCCGATCGAATACGTCGCGCGGCGGCGCGGGCTGCTCGCGGCCAGGCACTTCCCGGGCATCGTGCAGCCGGGCGACACGATCGCGGTGGTCGCCGACATCGTCGAGCGCAACATTCCGGTGGCCGTATGA
- the doeA gene encoding ectoine hydrolase DoeA (DoeA (degradation of ectoine A) is also called EutD (ectoine utilization D).): MSAVIETQTAAPRLAFARSEYAARIAKTRAAMERAGIDLLIVTDPTNMGWLTGYDGWSFYVHQCVLLALDGEPVWFGRNQDANGAKRTAFMAHENIVGYPDHYVQSSARHPMDYLSTEVIAARGWNTLRIGVELDNYYFSAAAYASLQKHLPGARWVDATALVNWQRAVKSPREIEYMRVAARIVERMHAHIVETIEPGMKKSDLVAQIYATGIGGADGFGGDYPAIVPLLPTGADAAAPHLTWDDSTFARGAGTFFEIAGCYRRYHCPLSRTVYLGKPPAHFIEGERAVVEGIEAGLAAAKPGNVCEDIANAFFAVLRRAGIDKDSRCGYPIGASYPPDWGERTMSLRPGDRTVLEPGMTFHFMPGLWLDDWGLEITESILITETGAETFCNVPRKLFVKE, encoded by the coding sequence ATGTCCGCAGTCATCGAAACCCAGACAGCCGCGCCGCGTCTCGCGTTCGCGCGCAGCGAATATGCCGCGCGGATCGCGAAGACGCGCGCGGCGATGGAGCGGGCCGGCATCGACCTGCTGATCGTCACCGACCCGACCAACATGGGCTGGCTGACCGGCTATGACGGCTGGTCGTTCTACGTGCACCAGTGCGTGCTGCTCGCGCTGGACGGCGAACCCGTGTGGTTCGGCCGCAACCAGGACGCGAACGGCGCGAAGCGCACCGCGTTCATGGCGCACGAGAACATCGTCGGCTATCCCGACCATTACGTGCAGTCGAGCGCACGCCATCCGATGGATTACCTGTCGACCGAGGTGATCGCGGCGCGCGGCTGGAACACGTTGCGCATCGGCGTCGAGCTCGACAACTACTACTTCAGCGCGGCGGCGTACGCGTCGTTGCAGAAGCATCTGCCGGGCGCGCGCTGGGTCGACGCGACCGCGCTCGTCAACTGGCAGCGCGCGGTGAAGTCGCCGCGCGAGATCGAATACATGCGCGTGGCCGCGCGCATCGTCGAGCGGATGCATGCGCACATCGTCGAGACGATCGAGCCGGGCATGAAGAAGAGCGACCTGGTCGCGCAGATTTACGCGACCGGCATCGGCGGCGCCGACGGCTTCGGCGGCGACTACCCGGCGATCGTGCCGCTGCTGCCGACCGGCGCCGACGCGGCCGCGCCGCACCTGACGTGGGACGACTCGACGTTCGCGCGCGGCGCCGGCACGTTCTTCGAAATCGCCGGCTGCTACCGCCGCTATCACTGCCCGCTGTCGCGCACCGTCTATCTCGGCAAGCCGCCCGCGCACTTCATCGAAGGCGAGCGCGCGGTGGTCGAAGGGATCGAGGCCGGGCTCGCGGCCGCGAAACCCGGCAACGTATGCGAGGACATCGCGAACGCATTCTTCGCGGTGCTGCGCCGCGCCGGTATCGACAAGGACAGCCGCTGCGGCTATCCGATCGGCGCGAGCTATCCGCCCGACTGGGGCGAGCGCACGATGAGCCTGCGTCCGGGCGACCGGACGGTGCTCGAACCCGGCATGACGTTCCATTTCATGCCGGGGCTGTGGCTCGACGACTGGGGGCTGGAGATCACGGAGAGCATCCTGATCACCGAGACCGGCGCCGAGACGTTCTGCAACGTGCCGCGCAAGCTGTTCGTGAAGGAGTAG